One genomic window of Salvia miltiorrhiza cultivar Shanhuang (shh) chromosome 4, IMPLAD_Smil_shh, whole genome shotgun sequence includes the following:
- the LOC131019605 gene encoding MA3 DOMAIN-CONTAINING TRANSLATION REGULATORY FACTOR 1, producing the protein MASREGFLTEEQREMLKIASQNAEVMSSLSLASSPKSPGPRSPGQNSSLLFEHNHVKAPGGGHSAAGGGVAVRHVRRSHSGKLVRVKKDGAGGKGTWGKLLDTDGESFLDRNDPNYDSGEEPYELVGSTVSDPLDEYKKAVVSLVEEYFSTGDVDVAASDLRELGSSEYHPYFIKRLVSLAMDRNNKEKEMASVLLSALYADVINSAQISQGFFMLLESADDLTVDILDAVDVLALFIARAVVDDILPPAFITKARRLLQESSKGYQVLQTAEKSYLSAPHHAELVERRWGGSTHCTADEVKKKIADLLREYVESGDTSEACRCIRQLGVSFFHHEVVKRSLVIAMENQSAESLILNLLKEAADEGLISSSQMAKGFSRLAESLDDLALDIPSAKKIFQSLVPRAISEGWLDASFLKSSADEGDKPDKNDEKLRRYKKEVVSIIHEYFHSDDIPELIRSLEDLGMPEYNPVFLKRLITLAMDRKNREKEMASVLLSALHIEIFTTEDMVNGFVMLLESAEDTALDIIDASNELAFFLARAVIDDVLAPLNLEEITNLLPPKCSGSDTVRMARSLIAARHAGERILRCWGGGTGWAVEDAKDKIQKLLEEYESGGVVSEACQCIRDLGMPFFNHEVVKKALVMAMEKKNDRMLQLLQECFGEGLITINQMTKGFNRIKEGLDDLALDIPNAKDKFKFYVEHAKEHSWLLPSFV; encoded by the exons ATGGCTAGCCGCGAGGGATTTCTGACGGAGGAGCAGAGGGAGATGCTGAAAATAGCGTCGCAGAATGCGGAGGTGATGTCGTCATTGTCTCTGGCGTCGTCGCCTAAATCTCCTGGCCCGAGGTCGCCCGGTCAGAACTCGTCTCTGCTGTTCGAGCACAACCATGTCAAGGCGCCTGGAGGAGGACACTCTGCCGCAGGGGGAGGCGTGGCGGTGAGGCACGTGCGTCGTTCGCACTCTGGGAAGCTTGTTAGAGTCAAGAAGG ATGGTGCTGGCGGTAAAGGAACCTGGGGAAAGTTGCTTGACACTGATGGTGAGTCTTTCCTTGATAGGAACGATCCCAACTACGACAGTGGGGAG GAGCCTTATGAGCTTGTTGGGTCGACTGTTTCTGATCCTCTGGATGAGTACAAGAAAGCTGTAGTTTCCCTTGTTGAGGAATATTTTAGCACTGGCGATGTAGATGTAGCTGCTTCAGATCTTAGAGAACTCGGATCAAGCGAGTATCATCCGTACTTTATCAAGCGTCTTGTTTCCTTGGCCATGGATAGAAATAACAAAGAGAAAGAGATGGCTTCAGTTTTGCTTTCAGCCCTGTATGCTGATGTTATAAATTCAGCCCAGATTAGTCAGGGGTTTTTCATGCTGCTTGAATCAGCTGATGATCTGACTGTAGACATCTTGGATGCTGTTGATGTCCTCGCTTTATTCATTGCTCGAGCGGTGGTAGACGATATTCTACCCCCAGCTTTCATCACTAAGGCCAGAAGACTGCTCCAGGAGAGCTCCAAGGGATATCAAGTGCTACAAACAGCTGAGAAGAGCTACCTATCAGCTCCACATCATGCAGAACTTGTTGAAAGACGATGGGGAGGTAGTACTCATTGCACTGCGGATGAGGTGAAGAAAAAGATTGCTGATCTCTTACGAGAATATGTTGAAAGTGGAGATACTTCTGAAGCCTGTAGATGTATTAGACAATTAGGTGTTTCATTTTTCCATCATGAAGTTGTCAAAAGATCCCTAGTTATAGCTATGGAGAATCAGAGTGCAGAATCTCTCATTCTAAATCTGCTCAAGGAAGCTGCAGATGAGGGACTAATAAGTTCAAGCCAGATGGCAAAAGGTTTTAGTCGATTAGCTGAGAGCCTTGATGATCTTGCCCTTGACATTCCTTCTGCCAAGAAAATATTCCAGTCCCTTGTTCCCCGTGCCATATCTGAAGGATGGCTTGATGCATCTTTCCTAAAATCTTCAGCTGATGAAGGGGATAAACCGGATAAAAATGACGAGAAATTGAGGCGTTACAAGAAAGAAGTTGTGTCCATAATTCACGAATACTTCCACTCGGATGATATTCCCGAACTAATTCGGAGTCTGGAAGATCTGGGGATGCCTGAATATAACCCAGTTTTCCTCAAGAGGCTCATCACCTTGGCCATGGACAGGAAGAACAGAGAGAAAGAAATGGCATCAGTTCTGCTCTCTGCACTTCATATAGAGATATTTACAACAGAAGACATGGTAAATGGTTTTGTGATGCTGTTGGAGTCAGCAGAAGACACTGCGCTCGACATTATAGATGCATCGAACGAACTTGCCTTTTTCCTGGCAAGAGCTGTCATAGATGATGTTCTCGCTCCCTTGAACTTGGAAGAGATCACCAATTTGCTGCCACCAAAGTGCAGTGGCAGTGACACCGTGCGCATGGCTAGGTCGCTCATAGCAGCACGCCATGCTGGCGAGAGGATCCTCAGGTGCTGGGGTGGTGGCACTGGCTGGGCTGTGGAGGATGCGAAGGACAAGATTCAGAAGCTCCTCGAAGAATATGAAAGTGGTGGAGTTGTAAGCGAAGCGTGCCAGTGCATTCGTGATCTGGGCATGCCTTTCTTCAATCATGAGGTGGTGAAGAAAGCACTAGTGATGGCGATGGAGAAAAAGAATGACAGGATGCTGCAACTGCTTCAAGAATGCTTCGGCGAGGGCCTGATCACCATTAACCAGATGACCAAAGGTTTCAACAGGATCAAAGAGGGACTTGACGATCTGGCTCTTGACATCCCAAATGCGAAGGATAAGTTCAAGTTTTACGTGGAACACGCGAAGGAGCACAGCTGGCTCCTTCCGTCTTTCGTTTGA
- the LOC131019606 gene encoding uncharacterized protein LOC131019606 isoform X1, producing the protein MSRHNPPAAALTSETQTLAADASMKPPPQRPIVLADLNVDPPDSENYAFASSSSSLPISRITIDETVAEKLAFMPKDAEALDMETSLSKKVGRSRTKNIKVEYLPDFGVADTDADQSGQGVTTREEKVSSLKTGLVHVARKMTKNMHAHFILGLMYQRMGQPLKAILAYEKAAEILLRSEEEIDRPELLSVVQLHHAQCILLESLEHPSSDKELEPHELEEICSKLRESIESDVRQASVWNTLGLILLRTGRLQSAISVFSSLLEIVPDYLDGLGNLGIAYLQGGYLELSEKCLQDLVLKDQNHPAALLNYAALLLIKYGSVIAGAGANADAQTSMDHVSAVCIAKDCLLAGAKSDPRAAHIWTNLANAYHLIGDHITSGKCLEKAGKLDPNCLATRYAVGVHRIRDAERSQNPNEQLTWAGNEMASVLREGDPVLIEPPIAWAGLALVHKAQHEIAAVFEIDPKELLEVKDRAMCSLKQAIGEDPDDALQWNQIGLHCLCTQQLKMSQTYFKSAVARLNDCVYTWSNLGISLQLLEESSQAEEVYKHALSLATAQQAPAIFSNLGNFYRQMRKYESAKAMFSKALELRPGYAPAYNNLGLVFIAEDHFEEAKFCFNKAIESDPFLDAAKSNIIKVATLSRRDMSLHSA; encoded by the exons ATGTCTCGGCATAACCCGCCGGCCGCTGCCCTTACTTCCGAGACTCAAACTCTCGCCGCCGATGCCTCCATGAAGCCACCGCCGCAGAGACCGATTGTTTTGGCTGACCTCAACGTTGACCCGCCGGACTCTGAAAACTACGCTTTCGCTTCCTCTTCGTCTTCACTTCCTATTTCAAG GATAACTATTGATGAGACGGTTGCAGAAAAACTTGCCTTTATGCCCAAAGATGCTGAGGCATTGGACATGGAGACTTCCCTGTCGAAGAAAGTTGGGAGAAGCCGCACAAAAAATATTAAGGTGGAGTATCTTCCTGATTTTGGTGTAGCCGACACAGATGCTGACCAAAGTGGTCAAGGGGTCACCACTCGTGAGGAAAAAGTTAGCAGCCTTAAAACT GGGCTGGTGCATGTTGCTCGGAAGATGACAAAGAATATGCATGCTCATTTCATACTTGGCTTGATGTATCAAAGGATGGGTCAACCTCTAAAG GCTATTTTGGCGTATGAAAAAGCCGCAGAGATATTACTTCgttctgaagaagaaattgatagACCGGAGTTGCTTTCTGTGGTTCAGCTTCACCATGCTCAG TGTATACTTCTAGAGAGCCTGGAGCATCCTAGTTCAGATAAAGAACTTGAACCTCATGAACTTGAAGAAATTTGCTCCAAGCTGAGGGAGTCCATTGAATCAGATGTTAGGCAGGCATCTGTTTGGAACACGTTAGGTTTAATACTTCTTAGAACTGGTCGCTTGCAG AGTGCTATATCTGTGTTTTCTTCTTTGTTGGAGATTGTCCCTGACTACTTGGATGGGCTCGGAAACCTTGGAATCGCATATCTTCAAGG TGGGTATTTGGAACTTTCAGAGAAGTGTCTCCAAGATTTGGTTTTGAAGGATCAAAATCATCCTGCAGCCTTACTGAACTATGCTGCCCTTCTTCTAATTAAATATGGTTCAGTTATCGCAG GTGCTGGTGCTAATGCTGATGCTCAAACTTCTATGGATCATGTTTCAGCAGTCTGCATTGCTAAGGATTGTTTATTAGCAGGAGCAAAATCTGACCCCAGAGCAGCTCATATTTGGACAAATCTGGCCAATGCTTATCATTTGATTGGTGATCATATAACTTCTGGAAAATGCTTAGAAAAG GCTGGAAAATTGGATCCAAATTGTTTGGCCACACGATATGCTGTTGGAGTTCACCGAATCAGAGATGCTGAAAGATCCCAAAATCCTAATGAACAGCTTACATGGGCAGGAAATGAGATGGCTTCAGTATTAAGAGAAGGAGATCCTGTCCTCATTGAACCTCCAATAGCATGGGCAGGTCTTGCTCTGGTCCACAAGGCTCAGCATGAGATTGCAGCAGTATTTGAAATTGATCCCAAGGAATTGTTGGAAGTAAAAGATCGTGCCATGTGCAGTCTAAAACAG GCAATAGGAGAAGATCCAGATGATGCTTTACAGTGGAACCAAATTGGCCTTCATTGTCTTTGTACACAGCAGCTTAAAATGTCTCAGACGTACTTCAAGTCCGCAGTCGCTCGTCTTAATGACTGTGTCTATACATGGTCAAATCTTG GTATCTCTCTTCAGCTTCTTGAGGAATCTTCACAAGCTGAAGAAGTGTATAAACATGCCCTATCATTAGCTACAGCTCAACAAGCACCTGCTATATTTTCCAACCTCGGGAACTTTTATCGCCAGATGAGAAAATATGAAAGCGCAAAAGCAATGTTCAGTAAGGCTCTTGAACTGCGGCCTGGTTATGCTCCAGCGTATAATAATCTCGGTCTTGTGTTCATAGCTGAGGATCACTTCGAAGAAGCTAAGTTCTGTTTCAACAAGGCTATTGAATCAGATCCATTTTTGGATGCTGCTAAATCTAACATAATTAAGGTGGCTACCTTGTCTAGAAGGGATATGAGCTTGCATTCAGCTTGA
- the LOC131023238 gene encoding uncharacterized protein LOC131023238: MNYEDKINIAIEEDIDEELEDEIETEMEIELSDLVRQLMEAAKIIKEKAHVDDTRYTTVEEMLATFLIIVGHNDRYCNVRERFGRSHFAASQNFNKILRALNTIAPDMMVKPTGAIPAKIRESTRFYPYFKDYIGAIDGTHIPAMIRGKDVSCYRNRHGVNSQNVLAACNFDLQFIYVLSGWEGSAHDSKILSDALSRPNGFHVAQVKYFLVDCGFANRRQFLAPLRGVRYHLKDFGGDGPHPRNADELFNLRHASLRNVIERIFGIFKSRFTIFKTAHPFPFQTQAELVLACAGLHNFLRNECRSDEFPVEVEEGNIAPDVENDTDILEYLSQSQLSQRNEANIWRTNIANAMWQNRQISETDQDGQAETEDNI, from the exons ATGAATTATGAAGATAAAATTAACATTGCAATTGAAGAAGACATAGATGAAGAACTTGAGGATGAAATCGAAACAGAGATGGAGATTGAACTTTCTGATCTTGTTAGGCAACTGATGGAAGCAGCTAAG ATCATTAAGGAGAAAGCCCATGTGGATGATACACGATACACAACTGTTGAAGAAATGTTGGCAACATTCCTCATCATTGTAGGGCACAACGATCGTTATTGTAACGTTCGTGAAAGGTTTGGTCGTTCGCATTTTGCTGCTAGTCAGAACTTCAACAAAATCTTGAGAGCATTGAATACCATAGCACCGGACATGATGGTTAAGCCGACTGGCGCAATACCCGCTAAAATTCGAGAAAGTACCAGATTTTATCCTTACTTCAAG GATTATATCGGGGCTATAGATGGCACTCATATCCCGGCCATGATAAGAGGTAAAGACGTGAGCTGTTATCGTAACCGTCATGGGGTGAATTCGCAAAATGTTTTGGCAGCTTGCAACTTTGATTTGCAGTTCATCTATGTGCTTAGTGGATGGGAAGGCTCAGCCCATGattccaaaattttaagtgATGCATTGTCTAGACCAAATGGATTCCACGTGGCGCAAGTTAAATATTTTCTAGTAGATTGTGGATTTGCTAATCGTCGTCAGTTTTTGGCTCCGTTACGTGGCGTTCGATATCATCTCAAAGATTTCGGTGGTGACGGTCCTCATCCAAGAAATGCAGATGAGTTGTTCAATCTTCGACACGCATCATTGCGAAACGTGATTGAACGAATTTTTGGAATCTTCAAATCACgtttcacaattttcaaaacaGCTCATCCGTTCCCATTTCAAACACAAGCAGAGTTAGTTTTGGCTTGTGCTGGATTGCATAACTTTCTCCGAAATGAGTGTCGTTCTGATGAATTTCCAGTCGAGGTTGAAGAAGGAAATATTGCACCAGATGTTGAGAACGATACAGACATTTTGGAATATCTTTCTCAAAGCCAACTGTCCCAGCGAAATGAAGCGAATATATGGAGAACAAATATTGCTAATGCTATGTGGCAAAATAGACAAATATCTGAAACCGATCAAGACGGTCAGGCGGAGACCGAAGATAATATTTAG
- the LOC131019606 gene encoding uncharacterized protein LOC131019606 isoform X2 — MSRHNPPAAALTSETQTLAADASMKPPPQRPIVLADLNVDPPDSENYAFASSSSSLPISRITIDETVAEKLAFMPKDAEALDMETSLSKKVGRSRTKNIKVEYLPDFGVADTDADQSGQGVTTREEKVSSLKTGLVHVARKMTKNMHAHFILGLMYQRMGQPLKAILAYEKAAEILLRSEEEIDRPELLSVVQLHHAQCILLESLEHPSSDKELEPHELEEICSKLRESIESDVRQASVWNTLGLILLRTGRLQSAISVFSSLLEIVPDYLDGLGNLGIAYLQGGYLELSEKCLQDLVLKDQNHPAALLNYAALLLIKYGSVIAGAGANADAQTSMDHVSAVCIAKDCLLAGAKSDPRAAHIWTNLANAYHLIGDHITSGKCLEKAGKLDPNCLATRYAVGVHRIRDAERSQNPNEQLTWAGNEMASVLREGDPVLIEPPIAWAGLALVHKAQHEIAAVFEIDPKELLEVKDRAMCSLKQAIGEDPDDALQWNQIGLHCLCTQQLKMSQTYFKSAVARLNDCVYTWSNLGISLQLLEESSQAEEVYKHALSLATAQQAPAIFSNLGNFYRQMRKYESAKAMFTEDHFEEAKFCFNKAIESDPFLDAAKSNIIKVATLSRRDMSLHSA, encoded by the exons ATGTCTCGGCATAACCCGCCGGCCGCTGCCCTTACTTCCGAGACTCAAACTCTCGCCGCCGATGCCTCCATGAAGCCACCGCCGCAGAGACCGATTGTTTTGGCTGACCTCAACGTTGACCCGCCGGACTCTGAAAACTACGCTTTCGCTTCCTCTTCGTCTTCACTTCCTATTTCAAG GATAACTATTGATGAGACGGTTGCAGAAAAACTTGCCTTTATGCCCAAAGATGCTGAGGCATTGGACATGGAGACTTCCCTGTCGAAGAAAGTTGGGAGAAGCCGCACAAAAAATATTAAGGTGGAGTATCTTCCTGATTTTGGTGTAGCCGACACAGATGCTGACCAAAGTGGTCAAGGGGTCACCACTCGTGAGGAAAAAGTTAGCAGCCTTAAAACT GGGCTGGTGCATGTTGCTCGGAAGATGACAAAGAATATGCATGCTCATTTCATACTTGGCTTGATGTATCAAAGGATGGGTCAACCTCTAAAG GCTATTTTGGCGTATGAAAAAGCCGCAGAGATATTACTTCgttctgaagaagaaattgatagACCGGAGTTGCTTTCTGTGGTTCAGCTTCACCATGCTCAG TGTATACTTCTAGAGAGCCTGGAGCATCCTAGTTCAGATAAAGAACTTGAACCTCATGAACTTGAAGAAATTTGCTCCAAGCTGAGGGAGTCCATTGAATCAGATGTTAGGCAGGCATCTGTTTGGAACACGTTAGGTTTAATACTTCTTAGAACTGGTCGCTTGCAG AGTGCTATATCTGTGTTTTCTTCTTTGTTGGAGATTGTCCCTGACTACTTGGATGGGCTCGGAAACCTTGGAATCGCATATCTTCAAGG TGGGTATTTGGAACTTTCAGAGAAGTGTCTCCAAGATTTGGTTTTGAAGGATCAAAATCATCCTGCAGCCTTACTGAACTATGCTGCCCTTCTTCTAATTAAATATGGTTCAGTTATCGCAG GTGCTGGTGCTAATGCTGATGCTCAAACTTCTATGGATCATGTTTCAGCAGTCTGCATTGCTAAGGATTGTTTATTAGCAGGAGCAAAATCTGACCCCAGAGCAGCTCATATTTGGACAAATCTGGCCAATGCTTATCATTTGATTGGTGATCATATAACTTCTGGAAAATGCTTAGAAAAG GCTGGAAAATTGGATCCAAATTGTTTGGCCACACGATATGCTGTTGGAGTTCACCGAATCAGAGATGCTGAAAGATCCCAAAATCCTAATGAACAGCTTACATGGGCAGGAAATGAGATGGCTTCAGTATTAAGAGAAGGAGATCCTGTCCTCATTGAACCTCCAATAGCATGGGCAGGTCTTGCTCTGGTCCACAAGGCTCAGCATGAGATTGCAGCAGTATTTGAAATTGATCCCAAGGAATTGTTGGAAGTAAAAGATCGTGCCATGTGCAGTCTAAAACAG GCAATAGGAGAAGATCCAGATGATGCTTTACAGTGGAACCAAATTGGCCTTCATTGTCTTTGTACACAGCAGCTTAAAATGTCTCAGACGTACTTCAAGTCCGCAGTCGCTCGTCTTAATGACTGTGTCTATACATGGTCAAATCTTG GTATCTCTCTTCAGCTTCTTGAGGAATCTTCACAAGCTGAAGAAGTGTATAAACATGCCCTATCATTAGCTACAGCTCAACAAGCACCTGCTATATTTTCCAACCTCGGGAACTTTTATCGCCAGATGAGAAAATATGAAAGCGCAAAAGCAATGTTCA CTGAGGATCACTTCGAAGAAGCTAAGTTCTGTTTCAACAAGGCTATTGAATCAGATCCATTTTTGGATGCTGCTAAATCTAACATAATTAAGGTGGCTACCTTGTCTAGAAGGGATATGAGCTTGCATTCAGCTTGA
- the LOC131023236 gene encoding uncharacterized protein LOC131023236, whose protein sequence is MEKVLTLVNHSDGWKILSQLHGNPNDEDKPFWPYGKFNSFSVKSGYWLASDLKRRSEPSASNSSRDLWRWIWGLDVIPKIKFFMWKCLADALPTSSALRGRSIDIDPICRRCGECDEDMEHALRDCTWTQALWAVSPLRLQPIPIDDICTIPEWFERIRRLPQKESHAIFASLAWSSWYARNMLIFQGKMISHVECLQIAQRASWPKKICSPTNQMTPRKILCLRSGQLKISCDAAVVNDVGIGVEGVLQNGDGEIVGCRYGARRGVFSCLEGEALAVLEGLRLCTEKEVGDVIVETDSQILYWCLVKREPDLSYLGDTLDEIFRVMDSLHEVALSWTPREGNYIADRLASFALSNFSPFISQGSLPFVLNSSSTE, encoded by the coding sequence ATGGAGAAAGTGTTGACTCTGGTTAACCATAGTGATGGCTGGAAAATCTTATCGCAGTTGCATGGGAATCCGAATGATGAAGATAAACCCTTTTGGCCCTATGGCAAATTCAATTCCTTTTCGGTGAAATCGGGATATTGGTTGGCTTCTGATTTGAAAAGACGTTCTGAACCCTCGGCGTCAAATTCCTCTCGGGATTTATGGAGGTGGATTTGGGGGCTGGATGTGATTCcaaagattaagtttttcatgTGGAAATGCTTAGCGGATGCTCTCCCAACCAGCTCTGCGTTAAGAGGAAGATCAATTGACATTGATCCGATTTGCAGGAGATGTGGAGAGTGTGACGAAGATATGGAACATGCATTACGGGATTGTACATGGACTCAAGCTCTTTGGGCGGTTTCCCCTCTTAGACTCCAACCGATTCCGATTGATGATATATGTACTATTCCCGAGTGGTTTGAGCGGATCCGGCGATTACCCCAGAAGGAGAGTCATGCGATCTTTGCTTCCCTTGCTTGGTCCTCCTGGTATGCTAGAAATATGTTGATTTTCCAAGGTAAAATGATAAGCCATGTTGAGTGTCTCCAAATTGCCCAACGTGCTAGTTGGCCGAAGAAGATTTGCTCGCCCACCAATCAAATGACGCCTCGTAAGATTCTCTGCTTGAGGTCGGGTCAGCTGAAGATCTCATGTGACGCTGCTGTTGTGAACGATGTTGGGATTGGTGTGGAGGGTGTTTTGCAGAATGGTGACGGTGAGATCGTTGGGTGTCGCTATGGAGCTAGGCGAGGAGTCTTCTCTTGCCTGGAGGGGGAAGCTTTGGCTGTTCTGGAGGGGCTGCGGCTGTGCACGGAGAAGGAGGTGGGGGATGTGATTGTGGAGACTGATAGCCAGATTCTGTATTGGTGTTTGGTGAAGAGGGAGCCAGATCTTTCCTATCTTGGGGACACTCTTGATGAGATCTTTAGAGTGATGGACTCGCTGCATGAGGTTGCGCTCAGCTGGACTCCACGGGAGGGTAATTATATAGCTGATAGGCTTGCTAGTTTTGCACTTTCTAATTTCTCGCCTTTTATTTCCCAAGGGTCTCTTCCCTTTGTTCTGAACTCTTCCTCTACTGAGTAA
- the LOC131023237 gene encoding uncharacterized protein At2g29880-like encodes MLRFNPSSSSEENRAGSGSPAGCGCTGAKDWLLVGLLAVVVTISPYLRERGDSSSRKARAHDLSQIERESMRWVSLAKFNSGFGYDNDTKKFTAPDEVWDAYIEAHPKDAYLRTERFSDFDDLRLAVGNGVAVGRNAIGVGNATDARTIGVDESRGPLIEELNYDAANEAFVVLGEDDPPLSGSKSPLESTEVPVESTQRRAPAKRSRGQFETNSGHTENSLHQELMVEIKKVTSTMDRVESLFVKRDTMLERREKEKGYTTWDAIKEIHDLSDDARMTAFDLHVTKSQKYGFMKMTVPERKRLIESKTRK; translated from the exons ATGCTAAggttcaatccttcgtcctctTCAGAGGAGAATCGAGCAGGAAGCGGCTCTCCGGCCGGGTGTGGCTGCACTGGAGCCAAGGATTGGCTGCTTGTCGGCCTTTTAGCAGTGGTGGTGACGATTTCGCcgtatttgagagaaagaggcgactcctcatcgagaaaagctagggctCACGATCTGTCacagattgagagagagagcatgCGGTGGGTGTCGTTGGCG AAGTTTAACTCTGGTTTTGGTTATGACAACGACACCAAAAAATTCACGGCCCCAGATGAAGTATGGGATGCGTATATAGAG gctcaCCCAAAAGATGCATACTTACGCACTGAACGTTTTTCGGATTTTGATGACTTGAGGCTTGCTGTTGGAAACGGTGTGGCTGTAGGAAGAAACGCAATTGGAGTGGGCAATGCTACTGATGCTAGGACAATAGGAGTTGATGAAAGTAGAGGTCCGCTCATAGAGGAGTTGAATTACGATGCTGCTAATGAGGCGTTTGTAGTACTGGGTGAAGATGATCCACCATTATCCGGCTCCAAATCACCTTTGGAGTCCACTGAAGTGCCTGTGGAGTCCACTCAGAGAAGAGCTCCCGCCAAAAGAAGCAGAGGCCAGTTTGAGACAAATTCAGGCCACACTGAAAATAGTTTGCATCAGGAGCTCATggtagaaattaaaaaagttaCTAGCACAATGGATCGAGTTGAAAGCCTCTTCGTGAAACGAGATACTATGCTGgagagaagagaaaaagaaaaaggttatACAACTTGGGATGCTATCAAAGAAATTCATGATTTGAGTGACGATGCCCGCATGACAGCATTTGACTTGCATGTTACAAAGTCACAAAAATATGGATTTATGAAAATGACTGTTCCTGAACGCAAAAGATTGATAGAATCCAAGACTAGGAAATAG